From Thiomicrospira sp. XS5, one genomic window encodes:
- a CDS encoding methyl-accepting chemotaxis protein → MGIKTRMFIGIFGAVLFLLASNLVAQYVFGETSKTINQIVNVNEVKVALLNRLKNLADERAILSRDLVVSENEELIQTSRARLTETANEIAEVFDALEKANLDPKEQAYFDAIRQNVVSANTAFGSFMVMVDEGFVEDAVDILVGEFGSKYQAFSDIVSEFKVYEENKNKASVNNLAEQESFGTTLLWIVLIASVVIFSIAGIVVARSFMNPINAMRETMAKIIETGELNHRVQVYSKDELGETAHSINDLLKTIHDAIDDVNSVMHEVSHGSFHRKIEHEYQGDFMTLKQGVNESVVQIHNMVQMLRDTAANLRNGVLKSVKSSDVELSGDYASVMGDLEISMNQMAETVNDISVTLGALSHGDFSKRVETDARGEFSVLKDAINTTVEGLEAFVEEVAVVQTRISEGDLTNQVSGHYQGKMAVLKDSLNSSTRNMSEMIGKVGEVTRLVADESRSIADGSESISTRIQQQTVSLERTSTQMMQMTNTVRNNADSANNANHMTQEAQEKLENGVAIMQKALQSMDEMSEASQKINDIITLIDGIAFQTNLLALNAAVEAARAGEHGRGFAVVAGEVRNLAGKSADAASEIKKLIENSVSISEQSGDYVRQTSEALTHINTSMGDISTMISTIAKASNEQAEGIDNVSQAISEMDTTTQQNAGLVEEAAAGSQDLLQQSSDLLGLVSEFKVDHTVLERVHRLQQSATAQEFDKMVQAHLAWKAKIRGFVDGMDIGVTYETATDHTACVLGKWYYGEGQAYAELPLMQELGKEHEEMHQGIKKVMDAKEIGDTEMVEVGLAQVDDKSEKVVAILHQLMDEVA, encoded by the coding sequence ATGGGAATTAAAACTAGAATGTTCATCGGCATTTTCGGTGCCGTGCTTTTCTTACTGGCCTCAAACCTGGTGGCGCAGTATGTCTTCGGGGAAACCTCCAAAACCATCAATCAAATCGTCAACGTCAATGAAGTGAAGGTGGCGTTGTTGAATCGCCTGAAAAACTTGGCCGACGAACGGGCGATTTTGTCGCGGGATTTGGTGGTGTCAGAAAATGAAGAATTAATTCAAACCTCACGTGCGCGCTTGACGGAAACCGCCAATGAAATCGCCGAAGTCTTTGACGCGCTGGAAAAAGCCAATCTCGACCCGAAAGAACAAGCCTATTTCGATGCCATTCGCCAAAACGTTGTCTCCGCCAATACCGCGTTCGGTAGTTTTATGGTGATGGTCGACGAAGGGTTTGTTGAAGATGCGGTGGATATCTTAGTCGGGGAATTCGGTTCCAAATACCAAGCCTTTTCAGACATCGTGTCCGAATTCAAAGTGTATGAAGAGAATAAAAACAAAGCCTCCGTGAACAACTTGGCCGAGCAGGAATCTTTTGGCACCACCTTGCTTTGGATTGTGTTGATTGCCAGTGTGGTGATTTTCTCCATTGCCGGCATTGTTGTGGCGCGTAGCTTTATGAATCCGATTAATGCCATGCGCGAAACCATGGCGAAAATCATTGAAACGGGTGAGCTGAACCACCGTGTTCAGGTCTATTCTAAGGATGAACTCGGCGAAACGGCGCATTCGATTAATGATTTGCTTAAAACCATCCACGATGCGATTGACGATGTGAACAGCGTCATGCATGAAGTGTCGCATGGCTCCTTCCATCGAAAAATCGAGCACGAATATCAAGGCGATTTTATGACCTTGAAGCAAGGCGTCAACGAGTCGGTCGTACAAATTCATAATATGGTTCAGATGCTGCGAGATACCGCCGCCAATTTGCGAAATGGGGTTTTAAAATCAGTCAAATCCAGTGATGTGGAACTCAGTGGCGATTATGCCAGTGTGATGGGGGACTTGGAAATCTCCATGAATCAAATGGCCGAGACGGTGAATGATATTTCCGTGACGCTGGGCGCTTTGTCACACGGGGACTTCTCAAAACGGGTGGAAACCGATGCGCGCGGAGAGTTTAGCGTTCTGAAAGATGCGATTAATACCACCGTTGAAGGGCTGGAAGCCTTTGTGGAAGAAGTGGCAGTGGTTCAGACGCGGATCAGCGAAGGCGATTTGACGAACCAGGTGTCCGGGCATTACCAAGGCAAGATGGCCGTTTTAAAAGACAGTTTGAACAGCTCAACGCGGAACATGTCGGAAATGATTGGTAAAGTCGGTGAAGTGACGCGCTTGGTCGCGGACGAATCACGCAGTATCGCGGACGGCAGTGAGTCCATTTCCACACGCATTCAGCAGCAGACGGTTTCTCTGGAACGCACCTCCACGCAAATGATGCAAATGACCAATACGGTTCGTAATAACGCCGACAGTGCCAATAACGCCAACCACATGACGCAGGAAGCGCAAGAGAAGCTGGAAAACGGCGTGGCTATTATGCAAAAGGCGTTGCAGTCAATGGACGAGATGAGCGAAGCCAGTCAGAAAATTAATGACATCATCACCTTAATTGACGGCATTGCATTCCAGACGAATTTGTTGGCGTTGAATGCGGCGGTGGAAGCCGCGCGAGCGGGTGAGCACGGCCGTGGCTTTGCGGTGGTGGCCGGAGAGGTGCGTAATTTGGCTGGCAAGTCGGCCGATGCCGCTTCGGAAATTAAAAAACTGATTGAAAACTCGGTGAGCATCAGTGAGCAAAGTGGTGATTATGTCCGTCAAACCAGTGAGGCCTTGACGCACATTAATACCTCGATGGGCGATATTTCCACCATGATTTCGACCATTGCCAAGGCGAGTAACGAGCAAGCCGAAGGCATTGATAACGTGAGCCAAGCGATCAGCGAAATGGATACCACCACTCAGCAGAACGCCGGGCTGGTTGAAGAGGCCGCGGCCGGCAGTCAGGACCTGCTGCAGCAATCGTCCGATTTGCTGGGATTGGTCAGTGAATTCAAAGTGGATCACACGGTGTTGGAACGGGTGCACCGGTTGCAGCAGTCGGCCACGGCACAAGAGTTTGACAAGATGGTTCAGGCGCATTTAGCCTGGAAGGCGAAAATTCGTGGCTTTGTCGATGGTATGGATATCGGTGTCACGTATGAAACCGCCACCGACCATACGGCTTGCGTGCTTGGAAAGTGGTATTACGGTGAAGGTCAGGCTTATGCTGAACTGCCGCTGATGCAAGAACTCGGTAAAGAGCATGAGGAAATGCACCAAGGCATTAAAAAGGTCATGGATGCCAAGGAGATTGGTGATACCGAGATGGTGGAAGTGGGCTTGGCGCAAGTGGACGATAAGTCTGAAAAAGTCGTGGCGATCTTGCACCAGTTAATGGATGAGGTGGCCTAA